The Nitrospirales bacterium genome includes a window with the following:
- a CDS encoding arsenate reductase ArsC, with the protein MMSSNPLNVLFLCTGNSARSIMAEAILQKLGHPRFAAFSAGSHPTGNVHPLTIELLNIRQHPTHVLRSKSWLEFSRENAPSLDLVITVCDRAAAGSCPLWSGPVTKAHWSIEDPAAALGNHDDRLRAFADVYRTLERHIQQLIKLPSWPVDAETLNVHLQPIV; encoded by the coding sequence ATGATGAGTTCGAACCCATTGAATGTTTTGTTTCTCTGCACCGGCAATTCGGCTCGAAGCATCATGGCGGAGGCGATTCTTCAAAAATTAGGGCATCCGCGTTTTGCTGCCTTTAGTGCTGGCAGTCATCCGACCGGCAACGTTCATCCGTTGACGATCGAGCTGCTGAACATTCGCCAGCATCCCACGCATGTACTTCGCAGTAAAAGTTGGCTGGAGTTTTCCCGCGAGAACGCTCCGTCATTGGACCTTGTCATTACGGTGTGCGATCGGGCTGCCGCCGGGTCTTGCCCACTATGGTCCGGGCCAGTGACGAAAGCGCATTGGAGCATTGAAGATCCTGCGGCCGCTCTGGGAAATCATGACGATCGGTTGCGGGCGTTTGCCGATGTGTACCGTACATTGGAACGGCACATTCAACAGCTCATCAAGCTGCCGTCCTGGCCTGTGGACGCAGAGACACTGAACGTTCACCTGCAACCTATTGTCTAG
- the arsB gene encoding ACR3 family arsenite efflux transporter gives MSVACETTARTVGAPMGFFERYLTLWVGSCIVIGIGLGHLFPAFFHQLGQWEIARVNIPVAVLIWLMMIPMLLKIDFSALQDVMQHWKGIAVTLFINWAVKPFSMAVLGWVFIRIVFAPYLPLEQQDSYIAGLILLAAAPCTAMVFVWSHLTKGEPHFTLTQVALNDLIMIVAFAPLVGLLLGLSAITVPWVTLFLSVALYIVIPVVFAQWWRQRLLRSGGEQHLGRILDRLHPVSLSALLATLVLLFGFQGKQILAQPLIIAMLAIPILIQVYVNSGLAYLLNRSLGVAHCVAGPSALIGASNFFELAVATAIVLFGFNSGAALATVVGVLVEVPVMLSVVKIVNSTRPWYERAMTVPASVKQSV, from the coding sequence ATGAGTGTCGCTTGTGAAACAACGGCTCGTACGGTTGGCGCGCCGATGGGCTTCTTTGAACGATACCTGACCCTCTGGGTTGGTTCGTGTATTGTCATCGGCATTGGCCTCGGCCATCTGTTTCCCGCTTTTTTTCATCAGCTGGGGCAGTGGGAAATTGCACGAGTGAACATCCCCGTCGCGGTCTTGATTTGGCTGATGATGATCCCGATGTTGCTCAAGATTGACTTCAGTGCTCTTCAAGACGTGATGCAGCATTGGAAAGGGATCGCGGTAACGTTGTTCATCAACTGGGCGGTCAAGCCGTTTTCTATGGCCGTACTGGGATGGGTTTTTATCCGAATCGTCTTCGCGCCGTACCTTCCTCTCGAGCAGCAGGATTCCTATATCGCCGGCTTGATTCTTCTCGCGGCCGCGCCGTGCACTGCGATGGTCTTTGTCTGGAGTCACCTCACGAAGGGAGAACCTCATTTCACTCTGACGCAAGTGGCGCTGAACGACCTGATCATGATCGTGGCGTTTGCTCCATTGGTCGGACTCTTACTCGGCTTATCGGCCATTACGGTGCCCTGGGTGACGCTGTTTCTCTCGGTGGCGCTCTATATCGTGATTCCTGTGGTCTTTGCTCAGTGGTGGCGTCAAAGGCTTTTACGGTCGGGTGGGGAACAGCACCTCGGACGGATCTTGGACCGGCTCCATCCTGTGTCCCTGTCGGCGCTACTGGCTACGTTGGTCCTGTTGTTCGGGTTTCAGGGGAAACAAATTCTTGCGCAGCCCTTGATCATCGCGATGCTTGCGATCCCGATCCTGATTCAAGTGTATGTCAACTCAGGCCTGGCCTACCTCTTGAATAGGAGCTTGGGGGTTGCTCATTGTGTCGCTGGCCCATCGGCACTTATCGGGGCCAGTAACTTTTTCGAGCTGGCGGTGGCCACAGCTATCGTTCTGTTTGGGTTCAATTCTGGAGCCGCGCTTGCTACGGTCGTCGGAGTCCTGGTCGAAGTGCCCGTGATGCTGTCAGTCGTAAAAATCGTCAATTCCACCCGTCCGTGGTATGAACGAGCAATGACCGTTCCTGCCAGCGTCAAACAGTCCGTCTGA
- a CDS encoding Na/Pi symporter: MSITTTYDQPTATSANFQQWFMVAGLIYLLLVAVGMIGSGFKAATGGQAKELFSFASNPVTALVIGTVATALIQSSSTVTSIIVGLVAGGLPVPIAIPMVMGANIGTTITNTIVSLGHVKQGEEFKRAFAAATIHDFFNLISVVIFLPLEIAFGVLQKTGALLANMMIGGDSMSMKGLNFMKPLISPPIKTLQGLFGNMGLSEIMAGVLLIVLGIGLIFFVISYIGKLLKVLMVGRAKEILHSAIGRGPISGIATGTAITVLVQSSSTTTSLIVPLAGNGVFNLRQVYPFTLGANIGTCVTALLAATAVTGVNAIFALQIALVHLVYNVLGVIVIYGIPFLRNIPLHAAETLADMAVKKKLYVALYIASVFFVVPLLLIGASQAFGW, encoded by the coding sequence ATGTCTATCACGACGACGTACGATCAACCCACAGCCACCTCAGCGAACTTCCAACAATGGTTCATGGTCGCCGGGCTTATTTACCTCCTCCTCGTCGCCGTCGGCATGATTGGAAGTGGGTTCAAAGCCGCGACCGGCGGGCAGGCCAAGGAACTGTTTTCTTTCGCCAGTAATCCTGTCACGGCTTTGGTTATTGGCACGGTCGCCACGGCGTTGATTCAATCCTCCAGTACGGTCACCTCCATTATCGTCGGACTGGTCGCAGGAGGATTACCCGTCCCTATCGCGATCCCCATGGTGATGGGCGCCAATATCGGAACCACGATCACGAATACCATCGTGAGCCTGGGGCACGTCAAACAAGGTGAAGAGTTCAAGCGGGCATTCGCCGCGGCGACCATTCATGACTTTTTCAATCTCATCAGCGTCGTCATTTTCCTGCCTCTGGAAATCGCGTTCGGAGTGCTGCAAAAAACCGGAGCGCTACTGGCAAATATGATGATCGGAGGGGATTCCATGTCCATGAAAGGACTCAACTTCATGAAGCCCCTGATCAGCCCCCCAATTAAAACCTTGCAAGGCCTATTCGGGAATATGGGGTTGTCTGAGATCATGGCAGGCGTGCTCCTCATCGTTCTTGGCATCGGGTTAATCTTTTTCGTGATTTCCTACATAGGCAAATTACTGAAGGTCCTCATGGTGGGGCGAGCGAAAGAGATCCTCCACAGCGCAATCGGTCGGGGGCCAATATCGGGAATCGCGACGGGAACGGCGATTACGGTTCTCGTCCAATCGTCATCGACGACCACAAGTCTGATCGTTCCATTGGCAGGGAACGGCGTATTCAATCTCCGACAAGTATACCCCTTTACGCTGGGAGCGAATATCGGCACCTGCGTTACCGCCCTACTCGCAGCAACCGCCGTCACCGGCGTCAACGCGATTTTTGCCCTTCAAATAGCCCTGGTTCATCTTGTCTATAATGTCTTGGGTGTTATTGTGATATACGGAATTCCGTTTTTACGAAACATACCGCTCCACGCGGCCGAAACGTTGGCCGATATGGCCGTCAAAAAGAAATTATACGTTGCGCTGTACATCGCCAGTGTTTTTTTCGTCGTTCCGCTGCTGCTAATCGGCGCCAGTCAGGCCTTTGGTTGGTAA
- a CDS encoding glutaminase, whose product MDYHALFDELQDLLPTMEDCGQVASYIQELQKVDPRKFGIHLTTIDDQNYWLGDAHEKFSIQSIAKVLSLTLAFELEDDQLWHRVGVEPSGTAFNSLVQLEYEKGIPRNPFINAGALVVCDILVSRLRHPKQELLEFTRKVSGNPSIDYCSRVAQSEKATGFRNAALLNFMKSYGNIQNDIEEVLDFYCHLCSIEMSCQELAQGFLFLAANGVNPLTNHRVVSGSKTKRINAIMQLCGFYDEAGEFSFRVGLPGKSGVGGGIIAIYPGHYTIAVWSPKLNDKGNSYKGMRVLEFFTTRTKSSIF is encoded by the coding sequence ATGGACTATCACGCGCTTTTTGATGAACTCCAGGATCTATTGCCGACGATGGAGGATTGCGGCCAAGTTGCCTCGTATATTCAGGAATTACAGAAGGTCGATCCCAGGAAATTCGGCATCCATCTCACCACGATTGACGATCAAAATTATTGGCTTGGCGACGCTCATGAGAAGTTTTCGATTCAAAGTATCGCCAAAGTTCTGTCTCTTACTCTGGCGTTCGAGTTAGAGGACGATCAATTGTGGCACCGGGTCGGGGTCGAACCTTCAGGGACAGCCTTCAACTCTCTTGTGCAACTGGAGTACGAAAAAGGCATTCCTCGTAACCCGTTCATTAACGCAGGCGCTTTAGTCGTGTGCGACATTCTTGTGAGCCGTTTGCGGCATCCCAAGCAGGAGCTTCTTGAGTTCACACGAAAGGTTTCGGGAAATCCGTCTATCGACTATTGCTCGAGAGTGGCGCAGTCCGAGAAAGCGACTGGTTTTAGGAATGCTGCGCTGCTCAATTTCATGAAATCCTACGGCAACATTCAAAATGATATCGAAGAGGTGCTGGATTTTTATTGTCATCTTTGTTCGATTGAGATGAGCTGCCAGGAACTCGCGCAGGGATTTTTGTTTTTAGCGGCGAACGGGGTGAACCCCTTGACGAATCATCGAGTCGTCAGCGGGAGCAAGACCAAGCGTATCAATGCCATCATGCAACTGTGCGGTTTTTATGATGAAGCTGGCGAGTTTTCGTTTCGGGTCGGATTGCCAGGGAAGAGTGGAGTGGGAGGAGGCATTATCGCGATTTATCCAGGGCATTACACGATTGCCGTGTGGAGTCCGAAGTTAAATGACAAGGGAAATTCTTACAAAGGCATGAGAGTGCTCGAATTTTTCACGACTCGAACGAAGTCCTCCATCTTCTGA
- a CDS encoding type II toxin-antitoxin system prevent-host-death family antitoxin: MQMGLREANQNFSKAIKAVKSGQEVVLTERGKPIATIKPLNAHQQRDSVMRRLEEAGLLISAPKTSPLPAWTPRPINGMSMSKTLREERDQDD; the protein is encoded by the coding sequence ATGCAAATGGGTTTAAGAGAAGCCAACCAAAATTTTTCCAAAGCGATAAAAGCGGTAAAGTCTGGGCAGGAAGTTGTGTTAACAGAGCGCGGTAAACCGATTGCAACGATTAAGCCTCTCAACGCCCATCAGCAGAGAGATTCTGTTATGCGGCGTCTCGAAGAAGCCGGATTACTTATTTCCGCCCCAAAAACCTCTCCTCTTCCTGCCTGGACTCCTCGACCAATCAACGGCATGTCTATGTCCAAGACATTACGGGAGGAGCGTGATCAAGACGACTAA
- a CDS encoding type II toxin-antitoxin system VapC family toxin: MTSWAYFDTSVLVKRYIKEDGSSEARRLLKSHRLLTSMIALTEAISALSRRCTLGELERHHFIEILRKLKADSAYWEFVEISLLLLKEVNDVIINTELRILDVLHLASILMFQSVSGLHLPLRTSDKKQREAAVKLDIETVWVG; encoded by the coding sequence ATGACTTCTTGGGCTTATTTCGATACAAGTGTATTGGTCAAACGCTATATCAAAGAGGACGGCTCTTCCGAAGCTCGCCGTCTTTTAAAATCTCACCGTCTTCTGACGTCCATGATTGCGCTGACTGAAGCTATTTCCGCCCTCTCGAGGCGATGTACTCTAGGAGAACTGGAACGCCATCATTTCATTGAAATCTTGCGCAAACTTAAAGCTGACAGTGCGTATTGGGAATTTGTTGAGATCAGTCTTTTATTGCTCAAAGAAGTCAACGACGTCATCATCAATACAGAGTTGAGAATCTTGGATGTCCTTCACTTGGCCTCCATACTCATGTTTCAATCTGTATCAGGCTTGCATCTTCCTCTCAGGACGAGTGATAAGAAGCAGCGGGAAGCTGCTGTGAAACTTGATATTGAAACTGTCTGGGTGGGTTAG
- a CDS encoding HNH endonuclease has translation MTLFAPFIPPKKILDAYNSFLVELGPKHNIALFRGQLSDREALKRILEIRNLYNFKTYVDISILLPICGQCKTNADENFGKQILPEIFPPNWQKSYEGIGIKKSILLLIEKELSENTWHGLFCFKCQGEILFNRNKKSKFYVHATSLTDYYGCQKSPGRSPTGWMKNLIYEEYGKQCTSCRRVLNADLLTIDHIVPWDSGGRTELQNLQPLCENCNSEKSNCISKIIIGYIPDELFPPAVDCQLDISSKLIALSLDQTSHPLIQFFHQITMPADK, from the coding sequence ATGACTTTATTTGCTCCATTTATTCCTCCTAAAAAAATTCTGGATGCATATAACTCATTTCTCGTTGAATTAGGCCCTAAGCACAATATTGCGCTTTTCAGAGGGCAATTATCTGATCGTGAAGCGCTAAAAAGAATTTTGGAAATAAGAAATTTGTATAATTTCAAAACATATGTAGATATCTCGATTCTGCTTCCAATTTGTGGACAGTGCAAGACGAATGCTGATGAAAATTTTGGGAAACAAATATTGCCAGAAATTTTCCCACCTAACTGGCAAAAGTCATATGAAGGAATCGGTATTAAGAAAAGTATTTTGCTGTTAATCGAAAAAGAACTTAGCGAAAACACATGGCACGGTCTATTTTGTTTCAAATGCCAGGGGGAAATTCTTTTCAATAGAAATAAAAAAAGCAAATTTTATGTTCATGCTACCTCTTTAACTGATTACTATGGTTGCCAAAAAAGTCCTGGAAGAAGTCCCACAGGCTGGATGAAAAATCTAATCTATGAAGAATATGGAAAGCAATGTACGTCTTGCAGGCGTGTCTTGAACGCTGATTTGCTTACAATTGATCATATTGTTCCTTGGGACTCTGGTGGTAGGACCGAACTCCAAAACCTACAGCCTTTATGTGAGAATTGTAATAGTGAAAAATCCAATTGTATTTCAAAGATTATTATTGGTTACATTCCTGATGAACTTTTTCCCCCGGCCGTAGACTGTCAATTGGATATCTCCTCAAAATTAATTGCTTTGTCCTTAGACCAAACCTCACACCCGTTAATCCAATTTTTTCACCAAATTACTATGCCGGCTGATAAATAG
- a CDS encoding transporter substrate-binding domain-containing protein, protein MIVLLLCCGCGSADDASSSSPTTASTSPVSTYREAGDLHDILSHGRIRVLSPPLASVEHLPRQGTPHHIENQLLDELAGALHTQVHRVQVDHFHDLIPALLDGRGDMIAAHFTITPERQEQIDFTVPVAIVREQLITRKTDTGVNNPADLKGRTIVARKSSAFWQTAQRLKKQHPGIAIKEAPDHLDTEQVLDGVARGLYDVSIADNDLMQAMLTYRSDLRAAFDLTGDRAVAWGVRPHSTALLERLNTFLSTAKLAQSRPTLYTGDLGAIKQHRVLRVLTRNNPATYFLWRGELLGFEYELSRHFAQAHKLRVEMVVPPRREDLIPWLIEGKGDIVAASMTITPERKSKGVTFSRPYFKSSEIVVTRAEEPESKLQSTQDLAGRTVAIRRSSSYWPTIKALQKQGIDVKLEEVPEELETEEIISRLAKGKYDLTVADSHLLDIELTWREDIRAAFPLGEPRPHGWVIRDSNPELLKAVNAFLKKTYRGVFYNLTVQKYFENKRDIRLHVEHRASRTGELSPYDEIVKPYAKQYEFDWRMIVAQMYQESRFNPDARSWAGAVGLMQVLPQTAKSLGFPDIRSPKEGIHAGVKYLNWVRDRFEPELSVKDRMWFTLAAYNVGHGHVLDARRVARQEGLNPNRWFGNVEHAIRLLSKRKYARKARHGYCRCSEPVKYVREIKQRYEAYVQVTGR, encoded by the coding sequence GTGATCGTTTTACTGCTGTGTTGCGGGTGCGGATCAGCGGACGATGCTTCAAGCTCATCTCCCACGACAGCTTCCACAAGTCCAGTTTCAACATACCGGGAAGCGGGCGACCTTCATGATATCCTCTCACACGGACGCATCCGGGTCCTCAGCCCTCCGCTGGCATCCGTGGAGCATCTTCCTCGCCAAGGCACCCCTCATCACATCGAAAATCAATTGCTCGACGAACTGGCAGGAGCGTTGCACACACAGGTGCACCGCGTTCAGGTTGACCATTTTCATGATTTGATCCCAGCCCTATTGGACGGGCGGGGCGATATGATCGCCGCTCATTTCACGATCACCCCCGAACGTCAAGAACAGATTGACTTTACCGTTCCCGTGGCGATCGTCCGTGAACAACTCATCACACGAAAGACCGACACCGGCGTGAACAATCCCGCAGACCTAAAAGGCCGGACGATTGTGGCGCGAAAGTCATCGGCATTTTGGCAAACCGCTCAACGACTCAAAAAACAGCATCCGGGAATTGCCATCAAAGAAGCCCCCGATCACCTGGACACGGAACAAGTGTTAGATGGTGTCGCCCGCGGGCTCTACGATGTTTCGATCGCCGACAACGACCTGATGCAGGCCATGCTGACATACAGATCCGACCTGCGCGCGGCCTTTGATCTCACTGGAGACAGAGCGGTCGCCTGGGGCGTTCGCCCTCATTCAACGGCGTTATTGGAAAGACTCAACACCTTCCTGTCGACGGCCAAGTTGGCACAGTCACGTCCAACCCTATACACAGGGGATCTCGGAGCCATCAAACAACATCGCGTGCTCCGCGTCTTGACCCGAAACAACCCAGCCACCTACTTTTTGTGGCGGGGCGAGCTCCTGGGGTTTGAATACGAACTGAGCCGTCATTTTGCGCAAGCCCACAAGCTGCGCGTGGAAATGGTCGTTCCTCCACGCAGGGAGGACCTGATTCCCTGGTTGATCGAGGGAAAGGGCGATATCGTCGCGGCTTCCATGACGATCACACCCGAACGAAAGTCGAAAGGAGTCACGTTCTCACGGCCTTACTTTAAAAGCTCTGAAATCGTCGTAACGCGGGCAGAGGAGCCGGAAAGCAAGCTCCAATCGACTCAAGACCTGGCAGGCCGTACGGTGGCGATTCGACGGAGCAGTTCCTACTGGCCGACGATCAAAGCCTTACAAAAACAGGGCATCGACGTAAAACTGGAGGAAGTGCCGGAAGAACTGGAAACTGAGGAAATCATCTCCCGTCTCGCGAAGGGGAAGTATGACCTCACGGTCGCCGACAGCCATCTTTTAGACATTGAACTGACTTGGCGGGAGGATATTCGCGCCGCTTTCCCTCTGGGCGAACCCAGACCGCATGGGTGGGTTATTCGAGACTCAAACCCCGAACTCTTGAAAGCCGTCAACGCGTTCCTGAAAAAAACGTATCGCGGTGTGTTCTACAACCTTACCGTGCAGAAGTATTTTGAGAACAAACGAGACATCCGCCTTCACGTGGAACATCGGGCCAGCCGAACCGGAGAACTCTCACCCTACGATGAAATCGTTAAGCCATATGCCAAACAATACGAATTTGACTGGCGAATGATCGTGGCGCAGATGTATCAGGAAAGCCGGTTTAATCCCGATGCCCGTTCCTGGGCTGGGGCCGTGGGGCTCATGCAGGTCTTGCCTCAAACGGCCAAGAGTCTGGGATTTCCAGACATCCGTTCACCCAAGGAGGGCATCCATGCAGGCGTGAAGTATTTGAACTGGGTCCGTGATCGCTTCGAACCGGAACTGTCGGTCAAAGACCGGATGTGGTTTACCCTCGCCGCGTATAATGTCGGGCATGGTCATGTGTTGGATGCCCGGCGTGTGGCCCGCCAGGAAGGATTGAACCCCAATCGATGGTTCGGCAACGTCGAACATGCCATTCGCCTGTTGTCGAAACGGAAATATGCGCGAAAGGCCCGTCACGGTTACTGCCGGTGTTCAGAGCCCGTGAAATACGTGCGGGAAATCAAACAACGTTACGAAGCCTACGTGCAGGTGACAGGGCGTTAA
- a CDS encoding cytochrome ubiquinol oxidase subunit I, with product MEDALVYDRLQFGFTLIFHYLFPQLTMGLALLIVYLKSRAWWTQAEHYNEAARFWIKVFALNYAFGVVTGIPMEFQFGTNWARFSELTGGVIGQTLAMEGLFAFFLESSFLGVLLFGEKKLGAFVHWMASVLLFLGSWLSGYFIIATNAWMQHPVAYTLTEQGLFQVSSLSGVLTNPWLVWQYAHNMSAAVATGSFVMAGVGAFYLLSNQHVEYARTFVRTGITAAAIASLLLVFPTGHENAKHVFKYQPVTGAAMEGLFQSERGAPMTLIGQPNMETMTIDNPIEVPWGLSILVYDELWAEVKGLDAFPRDEWPDNIPLLYYSYHIMAGLGTIFLGTMSLAFLLLWKGMLFRTKIALWAILLISPFPYIATTAGWMTAELGRQPWLVHGLLRTSEGISPLVHSGNALFTFIGFVGMYFLLGILFILLFVATINHGPGAQSGSEENLANESSR from the coding sequence ATGGAAGACGCGCTCGTATACGACCGATTGCAGTTTGGGTTTACCCTCATCTTTCATTATCTCTTTCCTCAATTGACGATGGGGCTGGCCCTGTTGATCGTCTATCTGAAGTCTCGAGCCTGGTGGACCCAAGCCGAGCATTACAATGAAGCCGCTCGATTTTGGATCAAAGTCTTCGCGTTGAATTATGCGTTCGGCGTGGTAACCGGCATTCCCATGGAATTTCAGTTCGGGACGAATTGGGCGAGGTTTTCTGAGCTCACGGGGGGGGTGATCGGTCAAACGCTGGCGATGGAAGGGCTGTTTGCGTTCTTTCTGGAGTCGTCGTTTCTCGGAGTGTTGTTATTCGGCGAGAAGAAACTTGGCGCGTTTGTGCATTGGATGGCCTCCGTGCTGTTGTTCTTGGGCTCCTGGCTTTCGGGCTATTTCATCATTGCGACCAATGCATGGATGCAGCATCCTGTAGCCTACACCCTCACCGAGCAAGGCTTGTTTCAGGTAAGCAGTTTGTCGGGAGTGCTGACCAACCCATGGCTCGTCTGGCAATATGCCCATAACATGTCGGCGGCGGTTGCTACCGGTTCGTTTGTCATGGCCGGAGTCGGTGCCTTTTATCTTCTGTCTAACCAGCATGTGGAATATGCACGCACGTTTGTTCGTACAGGTATCACCGCAGCCGCGATCGCCAGTCTGCTTCTGGTCTTTCCCACCGGCCACGAAAACGCGAAACACGTCTTTAAATATCAACCGGTGACTGGTGCCGCCATGGAAGGATTGTTTCAATCGGAACGGGGAGCCCCTATGACGCTGATTGGACAGCCGAACATGGAAACTATGACGATCGACAATCCAATAGAGGTTCCCTGGGGCCTCAGTATTTTGGTCTATGACGAATTGTGGGCCGAGGTGAAAGGGTTGGATGCCTTCCCCCGGGATGAATGGCCGGATAATATTCCGCTCCTGTATTACAGCTATCACATTATGGCGGGGCTTGGGACGATTTTTCTGGGCACGATGTCGCTCGCCTTCTTGTTGTTATGGAAAGGAATGCTGTTTCGCACCAAAATCGCGTTATGGGCCATTCTATTGATTTCGCCGTTTCCGTATATCGCCACGACAGCGGGATGGATGACGGCTGAACTGGGGCGCCAGCCTTGGCTGGTCCATGGGTTACTCCGGACTTCGGAAGGTATTTCCCCTTTGGTCCATTCGGGTAACGCGTTGTTTACGTTTATCGGGTTTGTCGGTATGTACTTTCTTCTCGGTATCCTGTTTATCCTGTTGTTTGTCGCGACGATCAATCATGGTCCCGGGGCTCAGTCCGGATCCGAAGAGAATTTGGCGAACGAGTCCTCGCGTTAA
- the cydB gene encoding cytochrome d ubiquinol oxidase subunit II, translating to METFWFAVVALVFTVYIVLDGLDFGVGILYFAVARTDIERRIALRAIGPVWNGNEVWLILGGGLSFFAFPRAYASGFSGFYLALILVLWLLMLRGLAIELRSHFNHPVWTQIWDVTFSGASVMLAFVFGVAVGNLIRGVPLNADGYFFTPFWTTFLPGPDPGILDVYTLFTGLLGVALLALHGAYFLMMKTEGAVFQRSWQFAKAGSWAVFPLVLVNLFILSSLHPAFWENFSRYPVGYVLPIASTASLMAMVACSRMGKSTGAAVSSCVFILTGLGVTGWAYYPNLLISTTDPALSLTIYNSAASDYGLRVGLVWFSIGFPLVLLYTFYAYRSFWGRVTRSSVEGTDGY from the coding sequence ATGGAAACGTTTTGGTTTGCCGTGGTCGCCTTGGTATTCACGGTCTATATCGTCTTGGACGGTTTAGATTTTGGCGTCGGGATCCTGTATTTCGCGGTTGCCAGGACCGATATCGAACGTCGTATCGCGTTACGAGCGATCGGACCGGTGTGGAATGGGAACGAGGTTTGGCTGATCCTGGGTGGAGGGTTGTCGTTTTTTGCCTTTCCCAGAGCCTATGCATCCGGGTTCAGCGGTTTTTATTTGGCTCTTATCCTCGTCTTGTGGCTTCTCATGTTGCGGGGGTTAGCGATTGAACTGCGTTCGCACTTTAATCATCCTGTCTGGACTCAAATATGGGATGTGACGTTTTCGGGCGCCAGCGTCATGCTCGCCTTTGTCTTCGGCGTGGCTGTGGGCAATTTGATTCGCGGTGTCCCGCTCAATGCCGACGGGTACTTTTTTACCCCCTTCTGGACGACATTTCTGCCAGGGCCTGATCCGGGGATTCTCGATGTGTACACGCTCTTTACGGGTTTACTGGGAGTCGCTCTGCTCGCACTTCATGGGGCCTATTTTCTCATGATGAAAACGGAAGGCGCAGTCTTTCAGCGGAGTTGGCAATTTGCCAAAGCGGGAAGCTGGGCTGTTTTTCCACTTGTTCTCGTGAACCTGTTCATTCTTTCGTCTCTCCACCCGGCTTTTTGGGAAAATTTTTCTCGCTATCCGGTCGGGTATGTTCTGCCGATCGCCTCCACCGCGTCCTTGATGGCCATGGTGGCATGTTCTCGCATGGGAAAGAGCACTGGAGCTGCGGTGTCATCCTGTGTCTTTATTCTGACCGGACTGGGCGTCACGGGGTGGGCCTATTACCCCAATTTGTTGATTTCGACGACAGATCCAGCCCTGAGCCTCACCATCTACAATTCGGCAGCTTCCGATTACGGGTTACGAGTGGGACTGGTGTGGTTCAGTATCGGTTTTCCGCTCGTGCTACTCTATACCTTTTACGCATACCGGTCTTTTTGGGGGAGGGTTACACGTTCGAGTGTCGAGGGAACGGATGGATATTGA